In Quercus robur chromosome 10, dhQueRobu3.1, whole genome shotgun sequence, a genomic segment contains:
- the LOC126702616 gene encoding cytochrome P450 CYP82D47-like yields MLFSCPFFTNSMASIFTIFMFIFFLIWISRRVQRTLTKQRSVLPEAGGAWPLIGHLHLLGRSQPAHIALGNMAEKYGPIFTIWLGVHRTIIVSSWEIAKECFTTNDKAFANRPKGIALEILGYNYAVIGFSPYGPFWRQVRKMVTLEVLSNHRLETLKHIREAEVNDSIKEIHKLLVKNNKVLLEMERWLGCTALNIICRMVVGQRFGKATTKVENDKNDQCRKALRKFMDLSGEFVVSDALPYLRWLDMGGSEKALKKTAKELDDVTKEWLEEHKQRKIYGGVKEPQDFMDVMLSIVTDDDETSSYDVDTIVKATCLALILAASDTSTITLTWALSLLLNNPETLTKAQEELDIHIGRERQVKESDMKNLVYLQAILKETMRLYPAAPLLVPHESMEDCTLVGYHIPAGTRLIVNLPKLHRDPNVWVDPSEFRPERFLTTHKDVDVRGQNFELIPFGSGRRMCPGISFALQVTQLTLATLLHAFEISSPSNEPVDMTEKGGLTNPKATPLEVYLTPRLHAQVYA; encoded by the exons ATGCTCTTCTCCTGCCCATTCTTCACAAATTCTATGGCTAGCATATTCACCATTTTCATGTTCATATTCTTTCTAATATGGATATCAAGAAGAGTTCAAAGAACTCTCACTAAACAAAGATCAGTTCTACCTGAAGCTGGTGGGGCTTGGCCTTTGATTGGCCACCTCCACCTGTTAGGAAGGTCACAACCGGCTCATATAGCCTTGGGTAACATGGCTGAAAAGTATGGACCAATCTTCACAATTTGGTTGGGTGTGCATCGAACAATAATAGTAAGCAGTTGGGAGATAGCCAAAGAGTGTTTTACTACCAATGACAAAGCCTTTGCCAACCGTCCTAAAGGTATAGCTCTAGAAATCTTGGGCTACAACTATGCTGTGATTGGGTTCAGCCCTTATGGTCCCTTCTGGCGCCAAGTGAGAAAAATGGTCACACTAGAGGTCCTCTCAAACCACCGCCTTGAAACGCTCAAACACATTCGAGAGGCTGAGGTAAATGATTCTATAAAAGAGATACATAAGCTATTGGTCAAAAACAACAAGGTGTTACTGGAGATGGAGAGGTGGCTAGGGTGCACAGCCCTAAACATAATATGTAGGATGGTTGTAGGACAACGATTTGGTAAGGCTACAACCAAGGTTGAGAATGATAAAAATGATCAGTGTCGAAAGGCATTGAGAAAGTTTATGGATTTGAGTGGAGAGTTTGTGGTCTCAGATGCACTTCCATATCTAAGGTGGTTGGACATGGGGGGAAGCGAGAAAGCCCTGAAGAAAACTGCAAAAGAATTAGATGATGTGACTAAAGAATGGCTAGAGGAGCATAAGCAGAGGAAAATTTATGGTGGGGTGAAGGAACCCCAAGATTTTATGGATGTAATGCTATCCATTGTCACTGATGATGATGAGACTTCCAGTTATGATGTTGATACAATTGTCAAAGCTACATGCCTG GCCCTTATCTTAGCGGCTTCAGACACATCAACAATAACATTGACATGGGCTCTCTCTTTACTTCTCAACAACCCTGAGACCTTAACAAAAGCTCAAGAAGAATTAGACATCCATATCGGTAGAGAAAGGCAAGTGAAAGAATCAGATATGAAAAATTTGGTATATCTCCAAGCTATCCTCAAAGAAACAATGCGTTTATACCCTGCTGCACCACTCCTAGTGCCACACGAGTCAATGGAAGACTGTACTTTGGTTGGTTACCACATCCCCGCAGGCACACGACTTATTGTTAATCTTCCAAAACTCCATCGAGACCCAAATGTGTGGGTGGATCCTAGTGAATTTCGACCTGAAAGATTTCTTACAACTCACAAGGATGTTGATGTTAGAggccaaaattttgaattgatacCATTTGGTAGTGGTAGAAGAATGTGCCCTGGGATTTCATTTGCCTTGCAAGTTACGCAACTCACACTTGCTACTTTGTTGCATGCTTTTGAAATTTCAAGCCCATCAAATGAACCTGTGGACATGACAGAAAAAGGTGGACTTACAAACCCGAAAGCTACCCCACTTGAAGTTTATCTCACTCCTCGCCTTCATGCTCAAGTTTATGCATAA